The Flaviramulus sp. BrNp1-15 genome has a window encoding:
- a CDS encoding DEAD/DEAH box helicase, with translation MTFQDLNLNTPLYNALSDLGFTTPTPIQAKAFNVVASGNDMVGIAQTGTGKTFAYMLPILKNLKFSTQENPRVLILVPTRELVVQVVEEIEKLSKYINNRVLGVYGGTNINSQKQAIAEGIDILVATPGRLYDLALSRVLQLKSIQKLVIDEVDVMLDLGFRHQLINIFDILPERRQNIMFSATMTHDVDVLINEFFKSPERVSIAVSGTPLENIEQYRYNVPNFYTKVNLLVHLLNDKEAYNKVLIFVAYKRMADRLFEKLDEYFKEELCVIHSNKTQNYRLRSIEQFRAGENRILVATDVMARGLDIDNVSHVINFDTPEYPENYMHRIGRTGRAERKGTSLVFSTDKEQESLEGIETLMQMKIQLLEIPEVVEISTELIEEERPQIKERNNPVKRKDEDAPGPAFHEKSEKNLKENLGGSYKYKIAAKYKKPKTRGDKNYNKRNKRK, from the coding sequence GTGACGTTCCAAGATTTAAATTTAAACACACCACTTTATAACGCTTTAAGCGATTTAGGCTTTACAACCCCAACACCAATTCAAGCAAAAGCCTTTAATGTAGTTGCCTCTGGTAATGACATGGTTGGTATCGCGCAAACCGGTACCGGTAAAACTTTTGCCTATATGTTGCCTATTTTAAAAAACTTAAAATTTTCTACACAAGAAAACCCAAGAGTTTTAATTCTTGTTCCAACGCGTGAATTGGTTGTACAAGTCGTTGAAGAAATTGAAAAGCTTTCAAAATATATTAATAATAGAGTTTTAGGTGTTTATGGGGGTACAAATATCAACAGCCAAAAGCAAGCTATTGCAGAAGGTATAGATATATTGGTTGCTACACCTGGTAGACTTTACGATTTGGCTTTAAGCAGAGTTTTACAGCTTAAATCTATACAAAAATTAGTGATTGATGAAGTTGATGTGATGCTCGATCTAGGGTTTAGACATCAGTTAATTAATATTTTTGATATTTTACCAGAGCGCAGACAAAACATTATGTTTTCTGCAACTATGACACATGATGTTGATGTTTTAATAAATGAATTCTTTAAAAGTCCCGAACGCGTTTCTATTGCTGTATCTGGTACACCTCTTGAAAATATTGAACAGTATCGATACAATGTGCCTAATTTTTATACCAAAGTAAATCTTTTAGTGCACTTATTAAACGATAAAGAAGCTTACAATAAGGTTTTAATATTTGTGGCTTATAAACGAATGGCAGACCGTTTATTTGAGAAATTAGACGAGTATTTCAAAGAAGAATTATGTGTTATCCACTCTAATAAAACCCAAAATTACCGTTTACGAAGTATTGAACAGTTTAGAGCAGGTGAAAACCGTATTCTAGTCGCCACCGATGTTATGGCACGTGGTTTAGATATAGATAATGTAAGTCATGTTATAAATTTTGATACTCCTGAATATCCTGAAAACTATATGCACCGTATTGGTAGAACAGGTCGTGCAGAACGCAAAGGTACTTCGTTGGTTTTTTCTACTGATAAAGAGCAAGAATCTCTTGAGGGTATTGAAACATTGATGCAAATGAAAATCCAGTTACTGGAAATTCCTGAGGTTGTTGAAATTTCTACAGAGCTTATTGAAGAAGAACGCCCACAAATAAAAGAACGTAACAATCCTGTTAAACGAAAAGACGAAGATGCTCCAGGGCCAGCTTTTCATGAAAAATCTGAAAAGAACCTAAAAGAAAATTTAGGTGGTTCATATAAATATAAAATTGCTGCTAAGTACAAAAAACCAAAAACCAGAGGCGATAAAAATTACAATAAGCGAAATAAACGGAAGTAG
- the mddA gene encoding methanethiol S-methyltransferase, whose translation MKKSIILLYGIVAYFVFLIAFLYAIGFIGNIIVPKSIDSGAETTMYSSIFINVILLSVFAIQHSIMARPKFKEWFNSIFSQAIERSTYILLSSLALILIYWQWQPITTIVWEIENTILSKIITGIFFLGWLIVLLSTFMINHFELFGLAQIFDNLKNKQTANPKFQTNYLYKLVRHPIMLGFIIAFWATPTMTIGHLLFSLITTIYIFTAVKYLEEKDLRKFIGEKYETYQKEVPMIIPFTKNKGR comes from the coding sequence ATGAAAAAGTCAATCATCTTATTATATGGAATTGTAGCCTATTTTGTCTTTCTAATTGCTTTTTTATATGCCATTGGATTTATAGGTAATATCATTGTGCCAAAATCAATAGACTCTGGTGCAGAAACTACAATGTATTCTTCAATATTTATCAATGTAATTTTATTAAGTGTTTTTGCTATACAACATAGTATAATGGCGAGACCAAAATTTAAAGAATGGTTTAATTCTATTTTTAGTCAAGCTATAGAACGTAGTACTTATATTCTACTATCTAGTTTAGCTCTAATTTTAATCTATTGGCAATGGCAACCAATAACAACTATAGTTTGGGAAATCGAAAACACAATTCTCTCCAAAATTATAACTGGAATATTTTTTCTAGGTTGGCTTATTGTTTTACTTTCTACCTTTATGATTAACCATTTTGAGCTTTTTGGATTAGCTCAAATTTTCGATAATCTAAAAAACAAACAAACTGCTAACCCAAAATTTCAAACGAATTATTTATATAAGTTGGTAAGACATCCCATAATGTTAGGTTTTATAATTGCTTTTTGGGCAACACCCACTATGACAATTGGGCATTTACTATTTTCTCTAATAACTACTATTTATATTTTTACAGCTGTAAAATATTTGGAGGAAAAAGACCTTCGTAAATTTATTGGAGAAAAATATGAAACATACCAAAAAGAAGTGCCAATGATTATTCCTTTTACTAAAAACAAGGGTAGATAA
- a CDS encoding OsmC family protein: MSNPKFSTKNTKSIKDTSIVHQRHLVLNEKYLKDSTTAWITDSAEVIGINLHDPFRTSVSINNKMKVPFKIGVHKAVGGDHDFPNPGDLLCASLASCFESTIRLISNKLIIELTETKIYATAQVDVRGTLMIDKSIPVEFQSMHIDALIIAKNADEKLLQKLIEGAKRSCIIYQTIIKGIPITLNADVKIKN, from the coding sequence ATGTCTAATCCAAAATTTTCAACCAAGAATACAAAATCCATTAAAGATACTTCTATTGTTCACCAAAGACATTTAGTTCTTAATGAAAAATATTTAAAAGATTCCACAACTGCTTGGATTACAGATTCTGCCGAGGTTATTGGAATAAATTTACACGACCCATTTAGAACATCGGTTTCCATAAATAATAAAATGAAGGTTCCATTTAAAATTGGAGTTCATAAAGCAGTTGGAGGCGACCACGATTTTCCAAATCCTGGGGATTTACTTTGTGCTTCGTTAGCATCTTGTTTTGAAAGTACTATTAGACTAATTTCTAATAAATTGATAATAGAACTTACTGAAACAAAAATATACGCAACGGCTCAAGTTGATGTAAGAGGAACTTTAATGATTGATAAATCTATTCCAGTTGAGTTTCAATCTATGCATATTGATGCATTAATTATTGCTAAAAACGCCGATGAAAAGTTGTTACAGAAACTCATAGAAGGCGCAAAACGTAGCTGTATTATTTATCAAACTATAATAAAAGGAATCCCAATTACTTTAAATGCAGACGTTAAAATCAAAAACTAA
- a CDS encoding helix-turn-helix domain-containing protein, which translates to MINAYEYFKNHPKFNKLVGNDFLFVEYKCPLNIEEYQLWIKNHLITYVISGKKDWITSKKTHKLTAGDTIFVRKGVYTTKQYLESEYCVMLFFINDDFIKRFISENPTFKRELNHTKEYNQILDITTNDVFKTLIKSIFQYLNQEKEMPKELVEIKFKELLFNILLSSNNKELLFFFNSLKQDSKTTIENIMTENFQYDLKIADFAKLCGKSLSSFKREFKIFFNTTPNRWLINKRLDHSKILLLGTNLTVSEVGYECGFKNNSHFIQAFKKITKVTPNRYRMLKKEA; encoded by the coding sequence GTGATTAATGCATACGAATACTTTAAAAATCATCCGAAATTCAACAAGCTTGTTGGTAATGATTTTTTGTTCGTAGAATATAAATGTCCTTTAAATATTGAAGAATATCAATTGTGGATTAAAAATCATTTAATTACTTATGTCATTAGCGGAAAAAAGGATTGGATTACTTCAAAAAAAACACACAAACTTACTGCTGGAGACACAATATTTGTTAGAAAAGGTGTTTATACTACAAAGCAATATTTAGAAAGTGAGTATTGTGTAATGCTATTCTTTATTAATGATGACTTCATAAAAAGGTTTATTTCAGAGAATCCAACTTTTAAAAGAGAATTAAATCATACGAAAGAGTATAATCAAATTTTAGACATTACTACTAATGATGTGTTTAAAACATTAATAAAAAGTATATTCCAATATTTAAACCAAGAAAAGGAAATGCCTAAAGAATTAGTGGAAATCAAATTTAAAGAATTACTCTTTAATATCTTACTCAGCTCAAATAATAAAGAACTGTTGTTTTTCTTTAATTCATTAAAGCAAGATAGTAAAACAACTATTGAAAATATAATGACAGAAAATTTTCAATATGATTTAAAAATAGCTGATTTTGCAAAACTTTGTGGAAAAAGCCTATCTTCTTTCAAGCGTGAATTTAAAATTTTTTTTAACACGACACCAAATAGGTGGTTAATCAACAAAAGATTAGATCACTCTAAAATACTACTATTAGGTACAAATTTAACCGTTAGTGAGGTAGGTTATGAATGTGGTTTTAAAAATAATTCCCATTTTATTCAAGCTTTTAAAAAAATAACAAAAGTAACGCCCAATAGATATAGAATGCTCAAAAAAGAAGCGTAA
- a CDS encoding RNA polymerase sigma factor, whose translation MTDEQLVQRITENKDAKLFEVLYDKFSKKVYNMCYGFARDEDEAKDLTQDVFLKLYVKLPSFKGASKFSTWLYSLTYNHCVNYVNRNTAKKIEKHTDDYYSFQDLEEEETDNSIFQTKVKKLNSALELISPEEKTILFYKYQDNLPIKKIEQVLGIGESAVKMRIKRAKDKLTGLCA comes from the coding sequence GTGACCGACGAACAATTAGTACAAAGAATTACAGAGAACAAAGACGCAAAACTTTTTGAAGTTTTATACGATAAATTTTCAAAAAAAGTATACAACATGTGTTATGGTTTTGCAAGAGATGAAGATGAAGCAAAAGATTTAACACAAGATGTTTTTTTAAAGCTTTATGTTAAATTACCAAGCTTTAAAGGTGCGTCAAAATTTTCAACATGGTTATACTCTCTTACATATAATCATTGTGTAAATTATGTAAATAGAAATACTGCAAAAAAAATCGAAAAGCATACAGACGATTATTACAGTTTTCAAGATTTAGAAGAAGAAGAAACAGATAATAGTATTTTTCAAACAAAAGTTAAAAAATTAAATAGCGCATTAGAATTAATTTCGCCAGAAGAAAAAACAATACTGTTTTATAAGTATCAAGACAATTTACCTATTAAAAAAATAGAACAAGTTTTAGGAATAGGTGAGAGTGCTGTTAAAATGAGAATAAAAAGAGCAAAAGATAAACTTACAGGTTTATGTGCTTAA
- a CDS encoding mechanosensitive ion channel domain-containing protein has protein sequence MEKATQWKDMAMESLSTMWLEISQIFPNIIGTIIVLLVGWLVTKLVVRIIKKALKLAKADKLDDTLNEIEIIEGKKLNFDTIKIVSNFVKWVMYIMLAIMALDIMNLTMISQKISDLLGYLPQLFSALVIFTVGLLLANLIKKGLKSFFESMDLSGAKIISQVVFFLILIYVSITALNQAGVDTNIITSNLTMILAAFLLAFALAFGFGAQKVVGDLLRTFYTRKTYEIGQHIEFNNIKGTVESIDGITITVKTTNKDKLIVPIKDIVESQVRIQD, from the coding sequence ATGGAAAAAGCAACACAATGGAAAGATATGGCTATGGAGTCTTTATCGACTATGTGGCTTGAAATATCTCAGATATTCCCAAATATTATAGGTACTATAATAGTACTTTTAGTAGGATGGCTCGTTACCAAATTAGTTGTTAGAATAATTAAGAAAGCTTTAAAATTAGCAAAGGCAGATAAACTTGATGACACTTTAAATGAAATTGAAATTATTGAAGGTAAAAAACTAAACTTTGATACCATAAAGATAGTTTCAAACTTTGTTAAATGGGTTATGTATATTATGTTGGCTATTATGGCTTTAGATATTATGAACTTAACCATGATATCTCAAAAAATAAGTGATCTTTTAGGTTATTTACCACAACTGTTTTCAGCACTTGTAATTTTTACTGTAGGATTATTGTTAGCGAATTTAATTAAGAAAGGACTTAAATCGTTTTTTGAATCCATGGATTTGTCTGGAGCAAAAATTATAAGTCAAGTTGTGTTTTTTCTCATACTAATATATGTTTCAATAACAGCTTTAAATCAAGCAGGAGTAGATACTAATATTATTACCAGCAATCTTACAATGATTTTAGCGGCATTCTTATTAGCCTTTGCATTAGCTTTTGGTTTTGGAGCCCAAAAGGTAGTTGGAGATTTGTTAAGAACATTTTATACTAGAAAAACATACGAAATAGGTCAGCATATAGAATTTAATAACATTAAAGGTACAGTTGAGTCTATAGACGGTATAACAATTACTGTAAAAACAACAAATAAAGATAAGTTAATAGTACCTATTAAAGATATTGTGGAGAGTCAAGTAAGAATACAGGATTGA
- a CDS encoding RNA polymerase sigma factor, with protein sequence MTSLKLSCLKTINNKTSDKLQLETLNKINKQSDEELVKAIVKNNNTMLFEILYDRYSMVVYNKCYGFARDEHEAKDLTQDVFLKLFVKLPSFKGKSKFSTWLYAFTYNHCVNYVTRNTAKKFEKQSIDYKDIENLSEDEDDNSFLEMKVDKLKVALELISPEEKMILLLKYQDFLSIKEIESVLGIGESAVKMRIKRAKDKLITVYNEKC encoded by the coding sequence GTGACTTCTTTAAAACTATCGTGTCTTAAAACTATCAACAACAAAACTAGTGATAAGCTACAATTGGAAACCCTTAACAAAATCAATAAACAATCAGACGAAGAACTGGTAAAAGCCATTGTGAAAAATAATAACACAATGCTTTTTGAGATTTTATATGATAGGTATTCAATGGTAGTGTATAACAAGTGTTATGGTTTTGCTAGAGATGAACATGAAGCTAAAGATTTAACACAAGATGTATTTTTAAAACTCTTTGTTAAGTTGCCTAGTTTTAAAGGAAAGTCAAAATTTTCAACATGGTTATATGCGTTTACATATAATCATTGTGTTAATTATGTAACTAGAAATACAGCTAAAAAGTTTGAAAAACAGTCTATAGATTATAAAGACATAGAAAACCTTTCAGAAGATGAAGACGATAATAGTTTTCTTGAAATGAAAGTTGATAAATTAAAAGTAGCGTTAGAACTCATTTCACCAGAAGAGAAAATGATTTTGTTACTTAAATATCAGGATTTCTTGTCAATTAAAGAAATTGAGAGTGTTTTAGGTATTGGAGAAAGTGCAGTTAAAATGAGAATAAAACGCGCAAAGGATAAGCTTATAACTGTTTATAACGAAAAATGTTAA
- a CDS encoding MotA/TolQ/ExbB proton channel family protein: MNTLLMSLFSKQLLILNPFVDRFMEGGPLFMSLILICLLLSVFFIIMSFINLKKNEQLSKKYIRLTTDSSLLGLVLGFLGSVIGLIMAFDSIEAIGSPSPEVFAGGLKVSLLTATFGLFSFVIARIGILVLRWLNKEDNVKTVE; this comes from the coding sequence ATGAATACACTTTTAATGTCTTTATTTTCAAAACAATTATTAATATTAAACCCATTTGTAGATCGCTTTATGGAAGGCGGACCGTTATTTATGTCCTTAATATTGATATGTTTATTGTTATCTGTTTTCTTTATTATTATGAGTTTCATCAATCTAAAAAAAAACGAACAGCTTTCAAAAAAATATATTCGATTAACTACCGATTCTAGCTTATTAGGTTTGGTGTTAGGTTTTTTAGGATCGGTAATAGGACTAATTATGGCTTTCGATTCTATTGAAGCTATAGGTAGCCCGAGTCCTGAAGTTTTTGCTGGCGGACTTAAGGTATCACTTTTAACAGCTACGTTTGGGCTATTCTCTTTTGTAATTGCGCGAATTGGCATTTTAGTATTAAGATGGCTTAATAAAGAAGATAATGTAAAAACTGTTGAATAA
- a CDS encoding sensor histidine kinase: MFSKEFILKKIGYAILHIIFWLGVLLFYTYFFDVGSTNFTNTLYFSFFLMPITIATTYVSIYKLIPDYLIKKRYALFGLYSIYTFIISAYLVMLSIFFSLIYISNFEYNDMAPATKNIFFVITAVYCVVFIVSAFKLLKLNLKNTEQNNLLKTKILDTQLKLKEQELNYLKMQIHPHFLFNTLNTMYGFALKKADETPEMILKLSNLLDYLLYQADKPFVLLTEEIDHIKDYIELEQMRFNNTLNINFSTNKIIETQKIAPMLLLPFVENSFKHGVLQKGVLNIFIELLCNDNQIHFTVKNTSKKQKPTNSGIGLENIKKRLDLLYPDQYSLKIDNDITNYKVSLILNI, from the coding sequence ATGTTTTCTAAAGAATTTATTTTAAAGAAAATAGGTTATGCCATTTTACACATCATTTTCTGGTTAGGTGTATTACTTTTTTATACTTATTTTTTTGATGTTGGTAGTACTAACTTTACTAACACTTTATACTTTTCATTTTTTTTAATGCCTATAACGATAGCTACAACCTATGTATCTATTTACAAGCTAATACCAGATTATCTAATAAAAAAAAGATATGCTCTATTTGGGTTGTATAGTATATATACCTTTATTATTTCTGCATATTTAGTAATGCTTTCTATTTTTTTTAGCCTGATTTATATTTCAAATTTTGAATATAACGATATGGCTCCAGCAACAAAAAATATATTCTTTGTTATCACTGCTGTTTATTGTGTTGTATTTATCGTAAGTGCATTTAAACTACTTAAACTAAACCTGAAAAACACTGAACAAAACAACTTACTAAAAACTAAAATTTTAGACACTCAGTTAAAATTAAAGGAGCAAGAACTCAATTATTTAAAAATGCAGATACATCCGCATTTTTTATTTAATACCCTAAATACTATGTATGGCTTTGCTCTTAAAAAAGCCGATGAAACCCCAGAAATGATACTAAAACTATCTAATTTATTAGATTATTTACTGTACCAAGCAGATAAACCTTTTGTATTATTAACTGAAGAAATTGATCATATCAAAGATTATATTGAGTTAGAACAAATGCGTTTTAACAATACCTTAAACATAAATTTTAGTACTAATAAAATAATAGAAACTCAAAAAATAGCTCCAATGCTTCTGCTTCCTTTTGTAGAAAATAGTTTTAAACATGGGGTTTTACAAAAAGGGGTTTTAAATATATTTATAGAGTTATTGTGTAACGATAATCAAATTCATTTTACTGTAAAAAATACGAGCAAAAAACAAAAACCCACAAATAGCGGTATAGGACTGGAAAACATAAAAAAACGACTAGATTTACTTTACCCAGACCAGTATTCATTGAAAATTGATAATGATATTACTAATTATAAAGTTTCTTTAATTTTAAACATTTGA
- a CDS encoding LytTR family DNA-binding domain-containing protein, which yields MHNKNISCLIVDDEIIAREVIATHLSKIKNINVVASCSNALEAFNCINTYNIDLVFLDINMPEISGISFAKSINKDIKIIFTTAYREYAVEGFELKAVDYLLKPIAFERLLKAVNTYFETLHHYEKNTETNTEVNDFIFVRSDRKMIKIDFDSIIYIESLSDYLKIHLEDKTIITRETISAIEAKLPNKKFLRIHRSFIISLKHISSFTNDEITINNKSLSISRSYKKEVLQILEKF from the coding sequence ATGCATAACAAAAACATATCGTGTTTAATTGTTGATGACGAAATTATTGCCCGCGAGGTTATTGCTACTCATTTATCAAAAATTAAAAACATAAACGTAGTTGCTAGCTGTAGTAATGCACTTGAAGCTTTTAATTGTATAAATACTTATAATATTGACCTTGTTTTTCTTGATATTAACATGCCAGAAATATCTGGAATTTCGTTTGCAAAGTCTATAAACAAAGACATAAAAATTATTTTCACTACGGCTTACAGAGAATACGCAGTTGAAGGTTTTGAACTTAAAGCAGTAGATTATTTATTAAAACCTATTGCTTTTGAGCGTTTACTCAAGGCAGTTAACACCTACTTTGAAACACTTCATCATTATGAAAAAAACACTGAAACCAATACCGAAGTAAACGATTTTATTTTTGTGCGTTCTGATAGAAAAATGATAAAAATTGATTTTGATTCTATCATTTATATTGAAAGCTTAAGTGATTATTTAAAAATACATTTAGAAGACAAAACTATTATTACCAGAGAAACTATAAGTGCAATTGAAGCAAAATTACCAAATAAGAAATTCCTTAGAATACATAGATCATTTATTATTTCTCTAAAACATATTTCGTCTTTTACTAATGATGAAATAACTATTAATAACAAATCTTTATCAATTAGCAGAAGTTATAAAAAAGAGGTTTTGCAAATCCTTGAAAAATTTTAA
- a CDS encoding S1/P1 nuclease, with amino-acid sequence MKTFFTCLIALVFLIPTNVKASNDFWGPTGHRVVGKIADNYLKGKAKREVKRLLKRQSLAFVSTFADEIKSDKRYNEFYTWHYINMPFDVNYQNSKKNPEGDLVTGIEYCKKVISDKNASDEDKAFYLKLLIHLIGDLHQPMHVGLEEDRGGNDFKVQWFYEDSNLHRVWDSEMIDEFDMSYNELAENADVLTKNQIKAIQEGNIIDWVNETHELTKKVYTSAEPDENLRYRYSYNNFKTVRSQLQIAGIRLAKVLNELF; translated from the coding sequence ATGAAAACATTTTTCACTTGCTTAATTGCCCTAGTATTTTTAATTCCAACTAATGTTAAAGCATCAAATGATTTTTGGGGACCAACTGGTCATCGTGTTGTTGGAAAAATTGCTGATAATTATTTAAAAGGCAAAGCAAAAAGAGAAGTTAAAAGACTTTTAAAAAGACAATCGTTAGCGTTTGTATCTACGTTTGCAGACGAAATAAAATCCGATAAACGCTACAACGAATTTTACACTTGGCATTACATAAATATGCCCTTTGATGTAAACTACCAAAACTCAAAAAAGAATCCAGAAGGTGATTTAGTAACTGGAATTGAATATTGCAAAAAAGTAATTTCTGATAAAAATGCAAGTGATGAAGACAAAGCCTTTTACTTAAAATTACTTATTCATTTAATTGGTGATTTACATCAACCTATGCATGTTGGACTTGAAGAAGATCGTGGTGGAAACGACTTTAAAGTACAATGGTTTTATGAAGACTCTAACTTACACCGTGTTTGGGATTCTGAAATGATTGATGAGTTTGATATGAGTTATAATGAGTTAGCAGAAAATGCTGATGTATTAACTAAAAACCAAATAAAAGCCATTCAAGAAGGCAATATTATTGATTGGGTAAACGAAACCCACGAACTTACAAAAAAGGTATACACCTCAGCAGAACCTGATGAAAACTTAAGATACCGTTATTCATACAACAATTTTAAAACTGTTAGAAGTCAACTTCAAATTGCTGGTATAAGGTTAGCAAAAGTGCTAAATGAATTGTTTTAA
- the lpdA gene encoding dihydrolipoyl dehydrogenase translates to MNSYDVAIIGSGPGGYVAAIRCAQLGMKTALIEKYSTLGGTCLNVGCIPSKALLDSSHHYEEATKHFDEHGIEIPGEIKVNLEKMIARKQAVVDQTTGGIDFLMKKNKIDVYEGLGSFKDATHVNIAKNDGSSEEIEAKNTIIATGSKPSTLPFISIDKERIITSTEALKLKEIPKHLLVIGGGVIGLELGQVYKRLGAEVSVIEYMDRIIPGMDGALSKELNKVLKKQKFSMNVSHKVKSVERKGDEVIVKADNKKGEEVEFRGDYCLVSVGRRPYTDGLNLEAAGVKMTDRGQVEVNDHLQTNVSNIYAIGDVVKGAMLAHKAEEEGVFVAEILAGQKPHIDYNLIPGVVYTWPEVAAVGKTEEELKEAGVEYKVGQFPFRALGRARASNDTDGFVKILADKNTDEVLGVHMIGARCADLIAEAVTAMEFRASAEDISRMSHAHPTFAEAIKEAALDATDKRALHF, encoded by the coding sequence ATGAATTCATATGATGTAGCCATTATTGGCTCTGGTCCTGGAGGATATGTTGCAGCAATACGATGCGCTCAACTAGGAATGAAAACTGCACTAATTGAAAAATATTCCACTTTAGGAGGAACTTGTTTAAATGTTGGTTGTATACCAAGTAAAGCATTATTAGATTCTTCGCATCATTATGAAGAAGCAACCAAACATTTTGATGAACATGGAATTGAAATTCCTGGAGAGATTAAGGTGAATCTTGAAAAAATGATTGCACGTAAGCAAGCAGTGGTCGATCAAACTACAGGAGGAATCGATTTTTTAATGAAGAAGAATAAGATTGATGTTTATGAAGGTTTAGGTTCATTTAAAGATGCAACACATGTAAATATTGCTAAAAATGATGGTTCTTCTGAAGAAATTGAAGCTAAAAATACTATAATAGCAACAGGTAGTAAACCTTCAACTTTACCATTTATTTCAATTGATAAAGAACGCATCATAACATCTACAGAAGCATTAAAACTTAAAGAAATACCAAAACATTTATTAGTCATTGGTGGTGGTGTTATTGGTTTAGAACTTGGTCAAGTATACAAACGTCTAGGTGCTGAGGTTTCAGTAATTGAGTACATGGATCGTATTATTCCAGGAATGGATGGCGCTTTGTCTAAAGAACTTAATAAAGTTTTAAAGAAGCAGAAATTCAGTATGAATGTATCTCATAAAGTAAAATCTGTAGAGCGAAAAGGTGATGAGGTTATTGTAAAAGCAGATAATAAAAAAGGTGAGGAAGTAGAATTTAGAGGCGATTATTGTTTAGTTTCAGTAGGTCGTCGTCCTTATACTGATGGGCTAAATCTTGAAGCAGCAGGAGTTAAAATGACAGATAGAGGTCAAGTTGAAGTAAATGATCATTTACAAACTAACGTATCTAATATTTATGCAATTGGTGATGTTGTAAAAGGTGCGATGTTAGCTCATAAAGCAGAAGAAGAGGGTGTTTTTGTTGCTGAAATTTTAGCAGGACAAAAACCACATATAGATTATAACTTAATTCCAGGTGTTGTTTACACATGGCCAGAAGTGGCAGCTGTTGGTAAAACAGAAGAAGAATTAAAAGAAGCAGGAGTAGAGTATAAAGTTGGGCAATTCCCTTTTAGAGCATTAGGGCGTGCCAGAGCAAGTAACGATACCGATGGATTTGTGAAAATTTTAGCAGACAAAAATACAGATGAAGTTTTAGGTGTACACATGATTGGAGCACGTTGTGCCGATTTAATTGCAGAAGCTGTTACAGCTATGGAGTTTAGAGCTAGCGCAGAAGATATTTCTAGAATGTCTCATGCACATCCAACATTTGCAGAAGCTATTAAAGAGGCTGCTCTTGATGCTACCGATAAAAGAGCTTTACATTTTTAA